Proteins encoded in a region of the Natronorubrum halophilum genome:
- a CDS encoding winged helix-turn-helix domain-containing protein, producing MLTSSRWKAGTGRGDDYRAYYEQHLKLREWGPEDDNGERSLRKPPLALHVEIMPQFRDMVYKSGDPLECPHGEGTRLLAWTTWAEDPYEIERRMYDAILAVYGNDALDLRDRVDDARKLARAEAHIRFLIAKKNAVVETMEQSKQFVAWGGESEIDAHQRRQQEGWLEAKVETDRWYLLGFDEQRYSTELKLYQANGWHKKPKNDPFHHPKLEASYAGVNGGELPHIDEWDTVMDHLRAIVATHAQWAGIERSDLVADDFFDGPTSPPWEFERPTGRRQMLKNRYEDLATDIYREALKESTTAVYDILRVIAEETGASYDCLQERTGLARSTVRYHVARLAEAGVVKRLGNPVLVVFVSQALLERAREILREVRPEDMPEDMEERAEERTERREEQREEQSTDDEPAPDSASDPDEIGFQYLATLSASLADIALEYDRDRLDDRDVRVRADELPGRLR from the coding sequence AGCACCTGAAGCTCCGCGAGTGGGGACCAGAAGACGATAACGGCGAGCGGTCGCTTCGAAAGCCACCGCTGGCGTTACACGTCGAGATCATGCCCCAGTTCCGTGATATGGTCTACAAGTCCGGCGATCCGCTCGAGTGTCCACACGGAGAAGGAACGCGGTTGCTCGCGTGGACGACCTGGGCAGAAGATCCCTACGAGATCGAACGCCGAATGTATGACGCGATTCTCGCGGTGTACGGAAACGACGCGCTCGACCTTCGCGATCGCGTCGACGACGCGCGAAAACTCGCGAGAGCCGAAGCGCACATTCGCTTCTTGATCGCGAAGAAAAACGCCGTCGTCGAGACGATGGAACAATCAAAGCAGTTCGTCGCCTGGGGTGGCGAGTCGGAGATCGACGCTCACCAGCGGCGCCAGCAAGAAGGCTGGCTCGAGGCGAAGGTCGAAACCGATCGATGGTATTTGCTCGGGTTCGACGAGCAGCGCTACAGTACGGAACTGAAGCTGTACCAGGCGAACGGCTGGCACAAAAAGCCCAAAAACGATCCGTTCCACCACCCGAAGCTCGAAGCGTCTTACGCTGGTGTGAACGGTGGGGAACTCCCCCACATTGACGAGTGGGATACGGTGATGGATCACCTCCGCGCGATCGTCGCTACGCACGCGCAATGGGCCGGTATCGAGCGCTCGGACCTCGTGGCCGACGATTTCTTCGACGGACCGACTTCTCCACCGTGGGAGTTCGAACGTCCGACAGGACGCCGTCAGATGCTCAAGAACCGGTACGAAGACTTGGCGACGGATATCTACCGGGAAGCGCTCAAGGAAAGCACGACGGCCGTCTACGATATCCTCCGCGTGATCGCTGAGGAAACCGGCGCGAGTTACGACTGTCTCCAGGAGCGGACCGGGCTCGCGAGATCGACGGTCCGGTATCACGTCGCTCGACTCGCGGAAGCTGGTGTCGTCAAACGACTTGGGAATCCGGTACTCGTTGTGTTCGTTTCCCAGGCGCTCCTCGAGCGGGCTCGCGAGATCCTTCGAGAAGTGCGGCCGGAGGATATGCCCGAAGACATGGAAGAACGCGCTGAGGAACGCACTGAGCGCCGTGAGGAACAACGTGAGGAACAGAGCACCGACGACGAACCAGCGCCTGATAGCGCCAGTGATCCGGACGAGATCGGCTTCCAGTACCTCGCGACGCTGAGTGCGTCGCTCGCTGATATCGCGCTCGAGTACGACCGCGATCGGCTCGACGATCGCGACGTTCGGGTTCGCGCTGACGAGCTGCCGGGCCGACTGAGATAA